The Macaca fascicularis isolate 582-1 chromosome 14, T2T-MFA8v1.1 genome contains the following window.
CGCGCCTCCCCGCCTCCCCGGCTCTGGTTCCAACACCCCAGCGCCGAGCCGGGGAGGCGGGGAGGACTCCCCACCTGTGCCGCCCCGGGGCCTCCCGCTCGTCCCGCCCCGAGGGGCgtgaggaggggaggggctgcGGACTTCGGACTCGGGCCCGGAGACTGCCTCCTACCCAGAGCCGGAGCCCGCAACCCGCTCAGGCGGCGACAGAGCCATGTCGCCACTGCTGGGGCTCCGGCCCGAGCTGCAGGACACCTGCACCTCGCTGGGACTGATGCTGTCGGTGGTGCTGCTCATAGGGCTGGCCCGCGTGGTCGCCCGGCAGCAGCTGCACAGGCCGGTGGCCCACGCCTTCGTCCTGGAGTTTCTAGCCACCTTCCAGCTCTGCTGCTGCACCCACGAGCTGCAACTGCTGAGCGAGCAGCACCCCGCGCACCCCACCTGGACGCTGACGCTCGTCTACTTCTTCTCGCTGGTGCATGGTCTGACTCTGGTGGGCACGTTCAGCAACCCGTGCGGCGTGATGATGCAGATGATGCTGGGGGGCATGTCCCCAGAGACGGGCGCGGTCAGGCTATTGGCTCAGCTGGTTAGTGCCCTGTGCAGCAGGTACTGCACAAGCGCCCTGTGGAACTTGGGTCTGACCCAGTATCACGTCAGCGAGAGGAGCTTGGCTTGCAAGAATCCCATCCAAGTCGACCTGTTCAAAGCAGTCATCACAGAGGCCGTCTGCTCCTTTCTTTTCCACAGCGCTCTGCTGCACTTTCAGGAGGTCCGAACCAAGCTTCGTATCCACCTGCTGGCTGCACTCATCACCTTTTTGGTCTATGCAGGTTTGTCATTCCCACCAAATACTTGGCACTTCCAGAGCCTCTATGACATGAGGCTGTAAgttctttactaaaatacatttGAAACCCTCTATCCCGCTATGATGTAAATGCTGGAATCCCCGTTATTCTAACCATTTTGCAGCCCGTTCTTAACCAGTAGGGCCGACACATAGAGCCTTCATGCAGTGCTTTTTTGAACACCAGAGAAAGGAGCCACCTCTGTGCTGAAACTGAGATATTGTGAGATATTGCCAGGGGTTCAGATATCCTACAAGGGGTTTGTTTTAATGGTAGAAAGGAAAGATAACTTATTTATGCCAAGGTGGTATAGATCCTTTCGGATACTCTTACTGAAAAATGATCCTGGCTTTACAAAGTTCCTTTCGATTTAAAGCACAAGGCACACGATTGGTTAGTATAACAGCGGAGAGTAGGAATTTTGTAGTTCCATTCTAGTCCTATAAATTACTTAAAGTCATTTCTTATTtccttaattcattttgagttatgaaatttcttattttaaaaattcattttgcgTTATACATGAACTTTTAAGTGACCTATcaagaaaaatgtgtttaaatgaGAACTTGCTTCAAATtaaagatgctttttaaaatataactcttGAGAAatctgttgatttcttttaaacCATTTGTTTACTTTGAAAGATCTCAGATGCGGTGGGCAATCTAGTCCTAAATGGGAGGAGAAAATCCAAAACATAAGTATTTAATGATGAAATGTGTCATGTTAAATGCTTACAACAGAATGTATTTATTGTGGCTACATCTAAATTATAAAAGACTGTGGAGGCAGAAATTACAACAAAGGAAATTTGTGGTAATAGTTATCTTCTGCCCATTAAAAGTGAAACCATGACTAGAAGCAAACTTCAAGATTATAAGGACTCCTAAACATGTACTTGACCTTCTGGGGTAAAAATGAAAGccttcagccgggcgcggtggctcacacctgtaatcccagcactttgggcggccgaggtgggtggatcactagaggtcaggagtttgcgaccagcctggccaacatggtgaaacgcccgtctctactaaaaatacaaaaaaaaatttagctgggcgtggtggtgggcgcctgtaatctcagctactcgggaggctgaggcaggagaattgctggaaaccgggaggcggaggttgcagtgaggggagatcccGCCcttgtactcaagcctgggcaacaacagtgagactctgtctcaaaaaaaaaaagaaagaaagaaagaaagaaagccttcCCAATCAATTTCCCCTTCTTTAGGTGTAGTACCACTTTTTAGGTAGACATAAATGGAAATAAGTGGTGTAGGAGAGtgaaaggggccgggcgcggtggctcacgcctgtcacactttgggaggccaaggcgggtggatcgcttgagcccaggagttcgagactagcctgggcaacacagagaaatcccatctctacaaaaaatacaaaaattagccgggcgtgctggtgcgcacttgtagtcccaactacttgggagtctaaggtgggaggatcaaccaaattccaggaggttgaggctgtggtgagctgtgatagtgccactgcactccagcctgggttatagAGACCctgtctgtctcaaaagaaaaaaagaaaaagaaaaaaagtgacagGTACAGGCATATTTGAGGGATTGGTGAGTAGTTGCTTATTTATTGAAGTGTTAGATTTTAGCTAAAGCAGAAACATCCCCTGTATATGAACAGAATTGTCACTGCAAAAAAGTTATGCCATGGTTTACCTCTGTATTTCTACAATTAAAAGCAGTAAAAActtagaagaatttttaaatcaatagaaCATCAACTACAGTTGGATTTTTCAAAACCTAtgttcctcttccctctcttgaTTAGCCTGAAGTTGATATTCTTTGTCtacttttaatacatatttatgattCCATagataatactatatatattagCCATGCCCTATTTTATCAGTGACAAAAAATTTGAGAGAAGAGACACAGATAATATTTGGAGTTATAGATCCAGTCATAGATATAAGGAAAGTTATTAGAAGGAATCTGTAAAATATCAACTTAAGAGATCAAAAATACTGccctttttttcttgaaatgaggGTACTAATTgatgggggagagggagagtaTAAAGGGATcactagagcagtggttctctctgtattaaaatcacctggggagctctTTAAACATGCTTACTTATTCTGGGCTCACAGATTAAAATCCAATTGCTCTGGCAAGGGGCCTAGGCAGCGATGTATGTTAAACCTTCACAGGTGATCTCAGTATGAAACCAAGATAAAGAAGCACTGCTTTAGGAGTCTAGACCTGCACTGTGCAATTCAGTAGCCACTAGCAGCATGTGGCTATTTACACTTAAATTAACTGAAATTAGATTCAGAGTAGCTACATTTCAAGTGGTCAGTTGTCAAATTGtgatgtagctagtggctacagTATTGGACAGTGCTAGACTCCGTTTGCCTGGGTAGAACAAAATAGACAATTGTTGATTACTTCTAGTTACAGAAATTTATAATGCAGTATgatcttccctttttttgttttctgccaatATAAGGGAGATAAGAATATTCAGTTGTCAGCTGTTACAGGCCAAGCATTTTGCTAGGTAATTTATGAGAGTTATCTTAATTAACCCTTACAAGAACTCATTGATGAATACATTCTTCCCATTTTAAGTAAAGTAAGTGAGGCCCAGAAAAgtgaaatgacttgtccaagCTTACATAACTAGACTGTGCTAGAACCGTGGTTCCAAATGGCACTAAAGCTCATACGGACTCATTATCAGCCTTTCCACAGTGTGCTCCTCAAAAGTTACAAAACTAGACACAATTGAatatattcagccataaaaaggaatgaggttaTGATATatactacaacatgaatgaacctcaaaaatattatgctaagcaaaataagccagacacagtaagacaaatactgtatggcTCTACGTacacaaaatgtccagaataggtaaattcatagagacagaaagtagaatagagttACCAGGGactgtggggaggagagaggaatgggGACTTACTGTTTAACGGGTACAAAGTTTCTGTTTATGTTATGAAAACCTTTGGAAATGGTGCTGCTGGTGAAACAGCATGGTGAATGTAACACCAataatacacttaaaaatggctaaaatggcaTACTTTATGTTACGTATAtatgttttaccacaatttatacaatttttaagtTACAAAATGATGTTGCCAAATAAATTTGGCAGACACTGGATTAAACAGGTTTTCTAATTTTAAGACTTCATAGAGCCTTTACTGTGCTTCTATGTATTGTGAAACTCCAAGAGGAGGATTTGGAGCACAGGTTTTCAAACTTATGAGAGCCTCTTGTCTAGGAGCATATAGCAGAAGAGAACGtagtttgggaaatgctgcacTAAGCCCCATCTCTCCCTTTCATTTTCTATGGCTATAAGTCATAACTTTGGAACAGAGTTGTTACAAATAGGACTGTCTTGGGACAGTTGGCTAAGTCAGGCATCATTACAAGTTATTTTGAGTGTCTTTTTTAAACTTCTAACATACTACAAGTACAGATTTGACAAAGGTGCATATTGGGAGATTTATTTAATCACTTGTATTTTGAGGGCAGTCAGAAGTCACCAATACAGAGTATATCAAAATAATGATTATGTATTTTAGGATTACAGAACATAAGCATCCAGCAACATAGCCACAGGCTCCTAGGATAGCCAGTGACCAAGTGTCTGTGTATTTATTGATTTAGCACCCCAAATTTTGATGGACACATGGAGCCTCAGTTATGTCATTACCATGTATCATGTATTAACTGGCTCCCCTaatagtgtaaaaaaaaaaaaaaagaaagaaagaaaaagctgtgTGGTTTATTAACATATTAGAGCTATAAACTGTTCATCAGATTTCAAGCAAATCTTTCTTTGGGTTCTGGAAAAAGTTCAATGAACAGTTTGAGAGAGAGCTGCATTCATTTTTATGCATAATTAGATATTGAAAAAcatgtgggctgggtgcggtggctcatgcctgtaatcccaccactttgggaggccaaagcgggtggattacctgaggtcaggagtttgagaccagcctgaccaacatggagaaaccccacctctactaaaaatacaaaattagctgggcatgctggtgcatgcctataatcccagctactcaggaggcagaggcaggagaattgcttaaacctgggaggcagaggttgcagtgagctgagatcgcgccattgcactccagcctgggcaacaagagcaaaaccatctcaaaaaaagaaaaaaagaaagaaaaacatctgtTATTTTACACGTGTCAATTGTCTTTATTACCGCATACTGTTCATTTCTTTCatagaattttaaattgttttctgacACAACACCTGTTTTCCTTTACCAGATGATAAGCTTTGAGTCTATAGACCACATTTGTTTTGTCATAACGTAAAGCAAGATCTTAGCATAGGACCTGGTACAAAGTAAACAGTATTTTAAGAATAAGTGAACAAACTAGCAAATATTctgtttactttaaaaacttgtacagaaagaaataatatggcaggtgtggtggctcacacctgtaatcccagcactttgggaggctgaggcgtgcagatcacctgaggttgggagtttgagaccagcctgaccaacatggagaaaccctgtctctactaaaaatacaaaattagccaggcgtggtggtgcacacctgtaatccaagctactcgggaggctgaggcaggagaatcgcttgaacctgggaggtggaggtgggaggatcccctgagtcctggaggcggaggttgcagtgagccaagatcatgccactgtacttcagcctgagcaacagagcaagactcagtcaaaa
Protein-coding sequences here:
- the AQP11 gene encoding aquaporin-11, which produces MSPLLGLRPELQDTCTSLGLMLSVVLLIGLARVVARQQLHRPVAHAFVLEFLATFQLCCCTHELQLLSEQHPAHPTWTLTLVYFFSLVHGLTLVGTFSNPCGVMMQMMLGGMSPETGAVRLLAQLVSALCSRYCTSALWNLGLTQYHVSERSLACKNPIQVDLFKAVITEAVCSFLFHSALLHFQEVRTKLRIHLLAALITFLVYAGGSLTGAVFNPALALSLHFMCFDEAFPQFFIVYWLAPSLGILLMILMFSFFLPWLHNNHTINKKE